The nucleotide window GCGCTACTCACTCGGCTGGCTTCGGTTCTGCCACTACCGTCTCATCTTCGATGACCGTCCCCTCGGGTAACTCGAGTTCGGGCTCTCGGCCGACGGTGAACAGGCGTTCGGTGAGGGTGAGTTCCTCGGCTTTCGGGCTCGGTTTCTCGATGGCCTCGTAGTCGACGACGATGCCGCCAGCCTCGGGTTCGGCGGCGATACGGACCGTACAGAGCTGGTAGGACGGGTAGAACACCGGCGGGAGGATGCCGGTAATCCCGTCGCGTCGATGGAGGCGTTTGAGCCACGTCCCGGTGTTGACGGCCACGCCGCCCTCAAGTTCCTGTAGTCGCGGGCGGTGGGTGTGGCCGTAACAGAAGACGGCCGTCTCCGGGTCCTCCTCGAACACCTCGCGGGCTGCTTCAGCGTAGGGCGTCTCGGCGTCGACGGTGAGTTCGGTTTCGAAGATCCCGAACCGACTGATGGTCTTCCTGACGTCCCGTCGGATGAAATACAGCGGGATTCCGACGAGCATCACTAAACCCGTGATCGTGACGTTGACGGCGAGCAGGAACCAGATCGCCGTGCCTGCCGTGCCGAACCGGCTGAGAAAGCCGGTCGCTCGGTCGATCGGCATCGACCAGATGCCTGCGAGATCGAGGCTCGTCAGGATGACGAGAAGGACGCTGATGTTAAACAGCAACAGAAACGGCACCAGCGCGTACCGAAGCACGGGGTTCATCTCGCGGTAGAAGTACTTCGAGAGGAGCCACACCGGCATCCGTTCGGTCGGCGTCACTGCCTGGACGTCTTTCAGCCAGTTGTATCGGCCTCGATCCGAAAGCTGTCCCGCCCGACTGGTGACGAGCGTGTTGTAAAAGTACCCGAGCGGCGTGGCGTACGGATTCCCCCAGTCCTCGATCCGGTTGTTCGGGTCTTGCTGGTGACCGTGTTCGAAGTGGATCGCCCGGCTGCCGACCGGCCGCGTGATCGACTGTTCCTGGACGAGCGTGACGTTGTACTCGGCAAAGCGCTCGACGTACTCGTCGTAGGCGGCCAACTCGTGGTCGTGATTGCCCGGAAGCATCGTAATCGGGATATTCTCCCCGGTCGCCCGGAACTGCTCGAAGAGCTTCGGATACGTCTCCTCGAGTGAGTCGAACTTCTCGATTCCAGAAATCGTGGTGAACTCCCAGAGTCCGAACGCATCGCCGTTGATCACTAACTCAGCTGGCTCGTCGGTCTGCTCGAGCCGTTCGAGAAACTCCAGCAACTCGTCGAGAAACTCGACGTCCTCGAGTTGCTCGTCGCCGCCGATGTGGAGATCGCTGATGACGTAGTAGACTCGGTCATCATCGGTCGCTCCCATTGGACCACTCTTTCACTCGGGTATAAAAACGGTTTCGTGTCGTCCCGGCTCTCGTCGAACGGTGACGGAGTGACGGCTGTCTGCGGTTGCGGTTACTCTCGCAGGGCGTCTTCGCGTTCGGTCGCCTCGAGGGTTTCCGTCTCGAGGTCAGTCGCGACGACAGCGGGTTTGTACGCGCCGCCCTCGAAGAGGTCGTGGTCGCTGATCGAGGATTCGACGAAGCGGGTGAACGCGCGTCGATCGGCGGGTAGTTCGCCGTACAGCACTTCCTCCTCGACGAGGTCGTACACCGGGATGCGCGGCGTCAGCAGCGTGTTCTCGCCGACGACGCTGTTCTCGCCAACGACGAAGCCGCTCGTGACGCGACAGCCAGCGCCCAGCGAGACGTTGTCCTCGATGATGACCGGTGCGTTCTCGACCGGCTCGAGCACGCCGCCGATGAGGGTGTTCGCGCCGAGTTTGACGTTCGCACCGATCTGTGCACACGAACCTACCGTATCACAGGAGTCGACCAGCGTGCCGTCGCCGACGTGGGCGCCGATGTTGACGAACGCCGGACTCATCAGAATGCAGTCCGTGCCGATGTGGGCACCGCGGCGGACGACGGTGCCGTCGGGCGTGTTGCGGCTCCCGCGGTCGCCGTAGGCGCTCGAGTCTGCCAGCGGAAGGACGTCGTTGTACGTGACGCCGCCGTACTCGCGGGGCTCGGTCGCGCGCAGGCCGAAGTTGAGCAGAATGCCCTGCTTGACCCACTCGTTTGCCTCCCACGCGTCGCCGTGTTTCTCGGCGGCGCGGATCTCGCCGGCCTCAAGGGAGTCGAGGAAGGCATCGAGGGTCGTGTACGCGTCTTCATTTGCGGTGTCCGCACTTACCTCATCGTTCTGGTACTGTCCCCACAGCTCGTCGATTTCGCTCTCGAGTGCGCTCATTCTGCGATCACGTCCGCAAAGTCGTACCAACCTGCCTTTTGTCCAGCGATCCACGCCGCTGCGTCGACGGCTCCGGCCGCGAAGACGCCGCGGTCCTCTGCGCGATGGGTGAGCCGCAGTTCCTCGTGGTTGCCCGCGAGGAGCACTTCGTGTTCGCCCGTGATATCGCCGGCACGGAGCGCGTGGACGCCAATCTCACCGGTCTCGCGCGGCTGTTCGCCCTCGCGACCGTGCGTGCGCTCGGTGAACTCGCCGTTAGCTTCGATCTCGGCGAGCAGGCGGTTTGCCGTGCCACTCGGGGCGTCACGCTTTGCGTTGTGGTGAGTTTCGACGAGTTCGACGTCGTACCCCGGCAGGTTCTGGACGGCCTCGCCGACGACGTTCAGCAGGGCCTGCACCCCGCGGGCGAAGTTCGGCGCGTGGAGGACGGCGACCTCCTCGCTCGCATCCTCGAGGGCTTCGAGGTGGTCGTCGTCGAAGCCGGTTGTGCCGGTGACGAACGCGACGTCAGCGGCGGCACAGGCCGTGGCGTACTCGACGGCCGACTCGGGACCAGTGAAGTCGATGACGGCCGTCGGTTCGCACTCGGCGAGCAGCGAGTCGAAGTCGTCCGCGGACTCGATTTCAACGCCGTCGACCGTCTCACCGTCGGGGCTTCGGGAGACGGCGAAGACGACCTCACAGTCGGCGTGGTCGTCGACGGCGGCGATCACTTCCCGGCCCATCCGGCCCGTCGCGCCGGTGACACCGACTCGGACCGTCATCGATCGTCCTCTCCGCTGCCGTCGGCGACCGCGGTCGGCTCGGCCTCGAGATCCGCGAGGATGGCCTCGAGGTCGGCGCGATGCTCCTCGGAGAGGCGGGTCAGCGGCGACCGCATCCGGGCCGGGCCGTACCCCCGGATCTCCATCGCTTCCTTGACCGGGATCGGGTTGGTTTCGACGAACAGTTCCCGGAACAGCGGCCCGAGTTCGTGGTGGATCGCTCGAGCGCGGTCGTAATCGCCGTCGAGGGCCGCACCGACCATCGCGCACGTGCGCTCGGGTTCGATGTTTGCAGCAACGCTGATGGTCCCCGTGCCGCCGACCGAGATGACTGGCAGGGTGAGCGCGTCGTCGCCCGAGAGGACGGCGAAGTCCTCGTCGACCGTTCGCTCTGCAATCTCGCCGATCTGGCCGAGATCGCCGCTTGCGGCCTTGTAACCCGCGATGTTCTCGTGGCTCGCGAGCTCGACGGCGGTGTCGGGCTCGATGTTCTGGCCCGTCCGCGAGGGGACGTTGTAGACGATCTGTGGGAGGTCGATCGCGTCGGCGATCGTTCGATAGTGCTCGATGAACCCGCGCTGT belongs to Natronorubrum aibiense and includes:
- a CDS encoding metallophosphoesterase; protein product: MGATDDDRVYYVISDLHIGGDEQLEDVEFLDELLEFLERLEQTDEPAELVINGDAFGLWEFTTISGIEKFDSLEETYPKLFEQFRATGENIPITMLPGNHDHELAAYDEYVERFAEYNVTLVQEQSITRPVGSRAIHFEHGHQQDPNNRIEDWGNPYATPLGYFYNTLVTSRAGQLSDRGRYNWLKDVQAVTPTERMPVWLLSKYFYREMNPVLRYALVPFLLLFNISVLLVILTSLDLAGIWSMPIDRATGFLSRFGTAGTAIWFLLAVNVTITGLVMLVGIPLYFIRRDVRKTISRFGIFETELTVDAETPYAEAAREVFEEDPETAVFCYGHTHRPRLQELEGGVAVNTGTWLKRLHRRDGITGILPPVFYPSYQLCTVRIAAEPEAGGIVVDYEAIEKPSPKAEELTLTERLFTVGREPELELPEGTVIEDETVVAEPKPAE
- a CDS encoding 2,3,4,5-tetrahydropyridine-2,6-dicarboxylate N-succinyltransferase — translated: MSALESEIDELWGQYQNDEVSADTANEDAYTTLDAFLDSLEAGEIRAAEKHGDAWEANEWVKQGILLNFGLRATEPREYGGVTYNDVLPLADSSAYGDRGSRNTPDGTVVRRGAHIGTDCILMSPAFVNIGAHVGDGTLVDSCDTVGSCAQIGANVKLGANTLIGGVLEPVENAPVIIEDNVSLGAGCRVTSGFVVGENSVVGENTLLTPRIPVYDLVEEEVLYGELPADRRAFTRFVESSISDHDLFEGGAYKPAVVATDLETETLEATEREDALRE
- the dapB gene encoding 4-hydroxy-tetrahydrodipicolinate reductase — encoded protein: MTVRVGVTGATGRMGREVIAAVDDHADCEVVFAVSRSPDGETVDGVEIESADDFDSLLAECEPTAVIDFTGPESAVEYATACAAADVAFVTGTTGFDDDHLEALEDASEEVAVLHAPNFARGVQALLNVVGEAVQNLPGYDVELVETHHNAKRDAPSGTANRLLAEIEANGEFTERTHGREGEQPRETGEIGVHALRAGDITGEHEVLLAGNHEELRLTHRAEDRGVFAAGAVDAAAWIAGQKAGWYDFADVIAE
- the dapA gene encoding 4-hydroxy-tetrahydrodipicolinate synthase produces the protein MTSDIDFTGVFPAMCTPFTDDERIDFETLQADAQRLEAAGVDGLVPVGSTGESATLTHDEHVDVVEAVIDAVDDVPVIAGSGSNNTREALELSERSAEAGADGLLLISPYYNKPEQRGFIEHYRTIADAIDLPQIVYNVPSRTGQNIEPDTAVELASHENIAGYKAASGDLGQIGEIAERTVDEDFAVLSGDDALTLPVISVGGTGTISVAANIEPERTCAMVGAALDGDYDRARAIHHELGPLFRELFVETNPIPVKEAMEIRGYGPARMRSPLTRLSEEHRADLEAILADLEAEPTAVADGSGEDDR